The genomic window ACGCCCATATTCCCGGCCACGGGTTCTACAATGACGCCCGCAATTTCGTCACCAATTTTATCGAACAATTCACGGACGCCGGCCACGTCATTGTATTGCAGCGTCAGCGTGTATTTAGCAAGGTCCGCCGGCACGCCTTTGCTGCTCGGCTTACCCGTGGTAAGCATTCCCGAGCCCGCCTTAATCAGCAAGCTATCGCTATGGCCGTGGTAGCAACCTTCAAACTTGACAATCTTATCGCGGCCCGTGAAACCACGCGCCGCACGGATGGCACTCATGGTCGCTTCGGTACCACTGTTCACCATACGGATCATCTCGACACTCGGCACAAGCTCCATCACGAGTTTCGCAAGTTCCGATTCCAGCCCGCAGGGAGCGCCAAAACTGAGACCATTCTGGGCCGTTTCGGCCACCGCCTTGATGACGGCATCATGAGCATGTCCCAAAAGCATGGGACCCCAGCTGCCCACGTAATCAATGTAATCGTTGCCATCGACATCGTAAATGTGGCTGCCCTTGGCACGCTTGATAAACGGAGGAGTCGCCCCCACATTACCATAGGCACGTACAGGACTATTCACGCCACCGGGCATCAGGCCCTTGGCTTCTGCAAAAAGTTTTTCGCTTAAAGAATGGTTCATGCCACCAAAAATAGAAAATCCAGCCCGAAAGCTGGATTTCCTCAGAAAAATACACGAATGTAATTTAGCTTTGATTAGAATGCGTGCGGGCTAGCCATTTCGCAACCAACATGGGCGGAAGCATCATCGTAGAAGTATTCCACCTGGCCACCAGCCGGCGTATCGCAAGCGAGCAAGGCTCCCGTGCAACCCTGACCCGGAGTATAGACAGCCTTGTCGAATTCGTTGTTAGCGCCGCACTTGGCCAAGAATGCATCAACGCCAGCGTCATCAGCGGCGATAGCATGGCAAGAGTGGCTTTCAACACCAGCAATGTTCCTAACCACGTCACAAGAAACAACGGCCTTGCCGTCGAGCTGAGTCTTGGAAGAACCAGAAGCGTTAGAAGAGGAATCATCACCGCAAGCAGTGAGGACAGCGGCAGCGCCGAAAGCGGCAACAATCATCAGTTTTTTCATTTTATTCTCCATTTAACTTTTATGTACGTTTTTATTAAAACGCCCTACAAATATAATACTTTTTTTTACAAAGTCAATAAAAAACATACAAGTTACAAAAAAAGTTTTTTGTAACTTGCATCATTTATTATGAAATTTTAGTGTAAACTATTACAGAACAACGACTTACGTTAAATTCTACTTCAAAAGGCCTTTTTCAAGCGCTTCTTTTGCATGGTAAGTGATAATGATATCGGCTCCGGCTCGCTTGAAGGCAATCAAGTTTTCGCGGATAATCGCCTCTTCGTTGATCCACCCCTGTTGAGCAGCAGCCTTTACCATGGAATACTCGCCACTGACATTATAAACGGCCACAGGCACACTGCTCAATTCAGCAGTCTCACGCAAAACATCGAGGAAGGCAAGCCCGGGCTTAACCATCACGATATCGGCACCTTCTTCCAAGTCAAGTTCCACTTCGTGCAAGGCTTCGCGACCATTGCGAACATCCATCTGGTAACTCTTGCGATCGCCAAAATGCGGTGCGGAATCCGCCGCATCGCGGAACGGGCCGTAGTAGGCACTCGCAAACTTCGCGCTGTAAGCCATAATCGGCAAATTCTGGTATCCGTTTTCATCAAGTTTTGCGCGGATTGCCGCCACACGACCATCCATCATATCGGAGGGCGCTACCATATCGGCACCCGCTTCGGCATGCGTAAGCGCCGTCTTTGCCAAAAGTTCAAGCGTCGGGTCGTTATCGACATCGCCGTCTTCCTTGACAATACCGCAGTGACCGTGACTCATATATTCGCAAAGGCACACATCGGTAATCACATACAGTTCCGGGAACTTCGCCTTGATCGAGCGAACCGCACGTTGCACGATTCCGTCATCGTCATAAGCAGACGTTGCCATTTCGTCCTTGTAGCTAGGAATGCCAAAAAGCAAAATGGACTTGACGCCCACTGCCACGCAGCTTTCCAGTTCCTTCAAGATTTCATCGATGCTAAAGCGGTACTGGTTCGGCATCGAAGGAATTTCTTCTTTGACATTCTCCCCTTCGACCACGAACATCGGGTAAACGAGGGAATCGGGATTCACGGCGGTTTCTGCCACCATGTTGCGGATAGTTGCATTCTTGCGTAAACGACGTGGACGGATAATCATTGCTTAGTTCCTTATTTCACCTACAATATAAAAAAAAAAGGGCCAATTTACATCAGCCCCACTTTTTCAAGTCTCATTTCCGAAGTTCTATTCTGTAGGTTCGCGGCTCATAAGAGATGTCGCAGGTTCCTTCATGTAAGTATAAACATAGGAGCTCATCGGCGCCGACAGTTTACCATCTTCAATTGTACCTTCAACGGAAATGGATTCTCCGTTTTCTACAATAGTAACATTCACAACATTATTCAAGAAATCATTTTCTTTCTCGACGCTGTATTCACCTTGAGCCGTAATGCGGCGCGAGATCTCGCCCCTTTTCAAACGAGTCTTGGTCACCAGGAATGTTCCATTTTTAAAAAGATAAACGGTTTCAATGTGGGAACTCGGGAACTCACCATCTTCTTCATATTCAGTCAAGTACCACGCAGCCACATCTTCCGCTTCGTAACCAACCGGGAAGAACGGACCAAAAGCACTGCTGTAAGATTCAATACCCGGGATATCCTCGTCTTCTTCACTAGGATTGTCATCCTCTACATCAACTGGATTATCGGACGAAACAGCCGGAGAAGAGGTATAGCCCTCAACTTCGGTTCCCGGAGGAATAATGAAGAAAGCCTTGCTGTACAACGTCAAGAGTTTTCCCTTATACTGACCGACAACATAAGCGCGAGCAATTTTCAGGTTATCAATCTTCTGGGAAATGGTTACCGTTACCGATTTTTCTCCACGAGAGATATTCAGAAGATCCCACTCGTTATTATTCCAATCACGCGGCAAGGACTCTTCCTGCACACCAATGGCGTGTACCGGGTACTGGCCGATTCCTATCGCATTTTCAGAATCGTCAATTGCGAATTTTTCGTCATCCCAAGCTACCGTAATTGTATAAACAGCCTTATACACTACGCCAACTTGTTCCCATTCCGGTTCAGCAATTTCAAAGGCAATCCCCTCCGCAGCTTCTGCTCCGGAACCCTGAATAAGCAACTTCGCTTTTTCAAGCTGTTCTTCAGTGCCGTTGCGGCTTTCTTCCACGACTTGGCTATTGTCTTCTACACTGCTTCCGCCATTACTGGCCTTCGGCACGTCCGATTTCATGAGAGTGTAGTGCATTTCCCCCTCGCCATCAGGATTGATCGAGAACTTTCCATTCTTGATTTCGAGCGGGAGTTTATTGCCATTCATCGTGATTTCAATGATTCCATTGCTGTAATCGGAGCCGGACCATCCACCTTCAGCAACGACACCCTTATGGTAGCCTTTAGAATCTCTCAATTGACTTTCTGTCACAATAAAGGAGCCGTCCTTAAACAAGTATACCGCAGACA from Fibrobacter sp. UWB15 includes these protein-coding regions:
- the hemB gene encoding porphobilinogen synthase → MIIRPRRLRKNATIRNMVAETAVNPDSLVYPMFVVEGENVKEEIPSMPNQYRFSIDEILKELESCVAVGVKSILLFGIPSYKDEMATSAYDDDGIVQRAVRSIKAKFPELYVITDVCLCEYMSHGHCGIVKEDGDVDNDPTLELLAKTALTHAEAGADMVAPSDMMDGRVAAIRAKLDENGYQNLPIMAYSAKFASAYYGPFRDAADSAPHFGDRKSYQMDVRNGREALHEVELDLEEGADIVMVKPGLAFLDVLRETAELSSVPVAVYNVSGEYSMVKAAAQQGWINEEAIIRENLIAFKRAGADIIITYHAKEALEKGLLK